The following are encoded together in the Babylonia areolata isolate BAREFJ2019XMU chromosome 18, ASM4173473v1, whole genome shotgun sequence genome:
- the LOC143292311 gene encoding QRFP-like peptide receptor, whose translation MCDDRQHGGVTSSGHTCEVGAEVPPPDLTLFRHFPAPSQPPGVPGWEAGVKVVLYAAAVVVAVAVADLLVSAVCMWVHLGNGLTPTWPFGPFVCKVNTFCQVTALTASVLTLTVISVERFTAIVFPLRARWSPTTTALAISLTWLTAVGVACPHLILRRQVRVRWRDREEVWCGEHWPLLYRDRRCRTWQPGKVAYYSVCAVVMYLVPVVIMGCVYSVVTFTLVTRKMPGAVITSTRCLGT comes from the exons ATGTGTGATGACCGCCAACATGGCGGCGTGACGTCCTCCGGCCACAC CTGCGAGGTGGGGGCTGAGGTGCCCCCTCCCGACCTCACCCTCTTCCGccacttccccgccccctcccaacccccaggGGTGCCCGGATGGGAGGCGGGGGTGAAGGTGGTGCTGTACGCCGCCgccgtggtggtggcggtg GCCGTGGCGGACCTGCTGGTCAGCGCCGTGTGCATGTGGGTCCACCTGGGCAACGGCCTGACCCCCACCTGGCCCTTCGGACCCTTTGTCTGCAAGGTCAACACCTTCTGTCAAG TGACGGCGCTGACGGCCAGCGTGCTGACCCTGACGGTCATCTCGGTGGAGCGCTTCACGGCCATCGTCTTCCCCCTGAGGGCCCGCtggtcccccaccaccaccgccctggCCATCTCCCTCACCTGGCTGACGGCCGTGGGCGTGGCCTGCCCCCACCTCATCCTCCGCCGGCAGGTGCGCGTGCGGTGGAGGGACCGCGAGGAGGTGTGGTGCGGCGAGCACTGGCCTCTCCTCTACAGGGACCGCCGCTGCCGTACCTGGCAGCCTGGCaag GTGGCGTACTACAGTGTGTGCGCCGTGGTGATGTATCTGGTGCCCGTGGTGATCATGGGATGTGTGTACAGCGTGGTGACCTTCACCTTGGTCACCCGCAAGATGCCCGGAGCCGTCATCACCTCCACCCG GTGCCTGGGTACCTGA